The Stenotrophomonas sp. ZAC14D1_NAIMI4_1 DNA segment CCGACACCCGAGCGGGCTGAAGCGATCAACGAATCAACATCAAACTCAGTCTCGCCGTCCCAGTCCAGAGTGCCTCCCGCAGTCGCGACCGCCAGATCAAGCGCATCCCGGTTGAAGGCATGAACTGCCATCCCATCGACTGACATCAGATGATCGTAGTCGTCTGAGACCCACGCAAACCAGACCACGCTTCCGCCAGAAGCAACGCCGACCGGATAGATATCTGCCATTGCTGCACCCCTCCAGTACCTAGCCAAATGCCATGAGCGCACGCTCCGCGCCGTAGGCTTCAATCGGCGTGCCCGTTGCTCCGCCCTGGGTCTGGGCCAGGCGACCCACTGCGTAGTATGCATAAGCGCTCATGGCAGTAGGCCGCGCGCAGGTCGAAGTGATGCCGCGCGAATCGATGAGGATCAGCAGAAAACCTTCTTGTACCAGAAGGTATTGCGACGCCTGAACCAGCGGGAAAATTCCTCGCAGTCGAATACACGCAGTTGTCGCATCGATACTCGGTAGCGCTGAAACAATGCGATCAGCTCCCTGAGTCCATCATCATCGACCATCAACGTATCGACGGTTATTTCAATCACAAGCCCTCGACCTGCGACATCCAGTACGAATGGCATCCTCGCAAGCCACTCGAAGAATGACCTTTCATCCGTCATCGAGTAGAAAACCACCCGCTCCGCGCTCAGCACAACATTCCGATCATTCATCGACGAAGCCTCCCTGGGTATACAGACGTCCTTGATTCTTCATAGCCCTCCCCTTCTTCGGCGCGGTACGCTCACATCGCCGGACTCCCCTTGATGGGGAGCGGATCATTGCCTCGAAGTGTCATCAAGGCTGATTGCGGCATGCCACGCAGTGCGGAGGCTGTCGGTTCGCCATCGCGCGGGATGGCGGGCAGAGGCGACAATACACCGTCTTAAGCATCAGCGATTGCCGAGCAGAATTGCCTTCGGCAGCGCCGACCTTTCCTGCAGCCACCCATGGGGTGGCTCTACCGTAGATCCACGCCATTCGCGGATGCCCCAGTAGATCCACGCCATGCGTGGATGGGGTCGTGGATGGGGTCAGAGCCCTTTCCCTGCGGGAAAGGGATCCGACCCCGATAACGGCAGTCGAGCAAGCTCGACTCTACTCACCCGGCTTGACCCGGAACCACGCGGCATACAGCGCCGGCAGGAACACCAGGGTCAGCACGGTGCCGACGATCAGGCCACCCATGATCGAGATCGCCATCGAGCCGTAGAACGCGCTGCGCGACAGCGGGATCATCGCCAGCACGGCGGCGAGCGCGGTCAGCACGATCGGGCGGAAACGCCGGACCGTTGCGTCGATGATCGAATGCCAGCGGTCATGCCCGGCATCGATGTCCTGCTGGATCTGGTCGATCAGGATCACCGAGTTGCGCATGATCATGCCGGCCAGCGCGATGGTGCCCAGCAGCGCCACGAAGCCGAACGGCGCGCGGAACAGCAGCAGGAACAACGTGGCACCGATGATGCCCAGCGGCGCGGTCACCAGCACCATCGCCGCCCGCGAGAAGCTGCGCAGCTGCAGCATCAGCAGGGTCGCCACCACGATCAGGAACAGCGGCATGCCGGCCTTGATCGAATCCTGGCCGCGTGCCGAATCCTCCACCGTACCGCCGGTTTCCAGCAGGTAACCGCTGGGCAGCTGCGCACGGATGCCATCCAGCGTCGGCAGGAGCTGCTGCACCACGTCCAGCGGCTGCATGCCATCACCGATGTCGGCACGCACGGTCACCGTCGGCAGGCGGTTGCGGTGCCAGATGATGCCGTCCTCGAAGCCATACTCCATCGTGGCCACCTGGGACAGCGTGATGCTGCCACCGTTGGCGGTGGGCATGGCCAGGCTGGACAGCAGTTCCAGCTGGTCACGCTCGTCGGCCGGGCCGCGCAGCAGCATCTCGATCTGGCGGTTGCCTTCGCGGTACACGCTCACCGACTGCCCGGCCAGCGAACTGGCCAGGAACTGGCTGACCTGCGCACTGCTCACGCCCAGCGCGCGTGCACGCTCCTGGTCGATCACCAGGCGCACCACCTTGCTCGGTTCGCTCCAGTCCAGGTTGACGTTGATGACGTGCGGGTTCTCGCGCACCTTGGCCTCGACCTGGCGGGCGATGGCCTGCACCTGCTCGATGTGCTCGCCGGACACGCGCATCTGCACCGGGTAGCCCACCGGCGGGCCGTTTTCGAGGCGGGTCACGCGCATCTGCACGTCCGGGAACTGCGGAATGACCTCCTTCATCAGCCAGTCGCGCGCGGTTTCGCGGGCGTGGGTGTCCTTGGCCAGCACCACGAACTGGGCGAAGTTGGTCGCCGGCAGCTGCTGGTCCAGCGGCAGGTAGAAGCGCGGCGAGCCGGTGCCCACGTAGGACACGTAGTTGGCAATGTCCTCGCGGCCGTGCAGCAGCTTTTCCAGCTTTTCGGCCTGGGCCTGGGTCGAGCGCAGCGAGGCACCTTCGGCCAGTTCGATGTCGACCATCAGTTCCGGCCGGGTCGAATCGGGGAAGAACTGCTGCGGCACGAAGCGGAACATCATCAGCGAGAACACGAACAGGCCGATGGTCGCGGCAATCACCCACCAGCGGTGGCGCAGGCACGCATCAAGGAAGCGGCGGAAGCGCTGGTAGAACGGCCGCTGGTATGGATCGTGGTCATGGCCGTGCTCGGCCGGGCGCAGCAGGTTGGCCAGCGCCGGGTAGCGGTCGGCCCACTGCCGGCGCCGGGCCAGCCAGCGCGCGGACAGGCTGCCCGGCTTCGGCGGCTGCGGGTTGAACAGGTCCGGCAGCATCTTGTCGCCCAGGTACGGGATGAACAGCACCGCAGCGATCCACGACACCACCAGCGCGATGGTCACCACCTGGAACAGTGAACGGGTGTACTCGCCCGTGCTCGACGCCGCCGTGGCGATCGGCAGGAAGCCGGCCGCGGTGATCAGGGTACCGGTCAGCATCGGGAACGCCGTCGATTCCCAGGCGAAGCTGGCCGCGCGCAGGCGGTCAAAGCCCTGCTCCATCTTGGTGGCCATCATCTCCACCGCGATGATCGCATCGTCCACCAGCAGGCCCAGGGCCAGCACCAGCGCGCCCAGCGAGATCTTGTGCAGGCCGATGCCGAAGTAGTGCATGACGAAGAAGGTCATCGCCAGCACCAGCGGAATGGTCACGCCCACCACCAGGCCGGTACGCAGGCCCAGTGAGAAGAAGCTGACCAGCAGCACGATCACCACCGCTTCGGTCAGCACCTGCACGAACTCGCCGACGGATTCTTCCACCGCCTGCGGCTGGTCGGACACCTTGCGCAGCTGCATGCCGGTGGGCAGGGTCTTCTGCAGGCGCTCGAACTCCGCATCCAGGTTCGCACCCAGCTTGAGGATGTCGCCACCGTCCTTCATCGCCACGGCCAGGCCGATGGCTTCTTCACCCATGAAGCGCATCTTCGGCGAGGCGGGATCGGCGAAGCCACGCTTGACCTCGGCAATGTCGCCCAGGTGCACGGTGCGCTCGCCGGCACGCACCGGGAACTGGCGGATCGCCTCGATGCTGTCGAACTGGCCGGTCACGCGCAGCTGCACGCGGTCGGTCGGCGTTTCAAAGAAACTGGTGCCGGCAATGGCGTTCTGGTCAGCCAAAGCCTGCTGCACCTGCTGCATCGACAGGCCCAGCGTGGCCAGGCGGGTGTTGGACAGCTCGATCCACACCTTCTCGTCCTGCAGGCCGACCAGGTCGATCTTGCCGACGTCGGGCACGCGCTGCAGTTCCAGCTGGATGCGGTCGGCGTAATCGCGCATCACCGCATAGTCGAAGCCCTTGCCGGTGAGTGCATAGATGTTGCCGTAGGTATCACCGAACTCATCGTTGTAGAACGGGCCGACGATCTCGCGGGGCAGCGTCGCGCGGATGTCGCCCACGCGCTTGCGCACCTGGTACCACAGGTCCGGGATCTGCTTGGAGCGCAGGCTGTCGCGCGCCATGAAGATCACCTGCGATTCGCCCGGACGCGAGTACGAGCGGATGAACTCGTATTCGCCGGTGTTCATCAGCGCCTTCTCGATCGGCTCGGTCACCTGGCGCGACACCTGCTCGGCGGTGGCACCGGGCCACTGCGTGCGGATCACCATCGCCTTGAAGGTGAACGGCGGATCTTCGGACTGGCCCAGGTGCTTGTACGACCATGCGCCGATCACCGCGAAGGCGAGCATGGCAAACAGCACCAGCGGGCGATTGGCCAGCGCCCACTCGGAAAGATTGAAGCGGCGCACCGGCTTACTCCTTGGCCTTCGGCGCAGCGGCCGGCGTGGCTGGCTTCAGCACCGGGCGGTTCTGCCGGTCCACGGCGGTCACGGGCTGACCAGCGCGCAGCAGGTGGCCACCGGCGGCCACCACCCAGTCACCGGCACCGACGCCGGACAGCACCGGCACGCTGTCGCTGCCATAGGCACCGGTGGTGACGGCCACCTGCTTCAGCGTGCTGTTGGACGGGTCCACCACCCAGACGCTGGAAGCGCCGGTGGCACCTCGCTGCAGGGCGGCCAGTGGCAGCTGCAGCGTGCCCGGGCGGCCGGCGCTGCTGAACACCCGCGCGCTCTGCCCCAGTTCGACATCGGCCAGCGCGTCGGCGGCCAGGCTGACCCGGGTGGCATAGGTGCGGGCCTGCGGATCGGCTGCCGCGGCAATCTCGCGGATCGTGCCCGGCAGGCGCTGGCCCGGCCGGTTCCACAGTTCCACCTGCACCGGCTGGCCCACGGCGTAATCGCGGAAGGTCGCTTCGGGCAGATCGATCAGCACTTCGCGGGCACCATCGGCGGCCAGATTGAAGATGGTCTGGCCGGCCGATACCACCTGTCCGGCCTCGGCCTCGCGGCTGGCGATCACGCCGTCGGCCGGCGCGCGCAGCTGGGCGTAGCCGGCCTGGTTGCGCAGCACATCGAGGTTGGCACGGGCGGCGTTGGCCTGGCCCTGCGCCGCCTTGAACGCAGCACTCTGCTGGTCCAGCTGCGAGCGGCTGACCAGTTGCTGGTCGGCCAGCACCTGGTAGCGCTTGAGGTCATCGCGGGTACGTGCAAGGTCGGCTTCGGCCGCGGCCAGCTGCGCCTGCGAGGCGCGCGCCTGCAGCGCGAAGTCGGCCACGTCCAGCTCGGCCAGCACATCGCCCTGCTTCACCCGCTGGCCGGCATCGACGTGGCGCTTGACCAGGTTGCCGCCCACGCGGAAGGACAGCGGGCTTTCCTGGCGTGCACGGATCGCGCCCGGGAATGACGCCGTGCCCTGCCCGGCCTGCTCGCCCGGATGCACCACCAGCACCGGCACCGCCGCCTGCGGCGCCTGCTCCGGCCCCGAACAGGCGGCCAGCGCCACCACCCACACCATACCGCCCAGCCAGCGCACGCTCTTCATCGGTCAACGTCCTGAAAACGCAGGGTTCAAACGCGGGGGAGCCCGCACGAGCGCAGGCCCCAATTTAGTAAACTGGCCGGTATAGTATAAATATCGAACCGGTTGGTCTAGTATTACGCCAATGAGTTCTCCCACTTCCCGCAAAGCGTCGGCCAAGCCTGCTGCCAAGGCCGCCGGACCCGGGCGTCCGAAGGACCTCGGCAAGCGCGCGGCGATCCTTGAAGCAGCCAAGACCCTGTTCGTCGAGCAGGGCTATACCGGCGTGAGCATGGACAGCATCGCCGCCCAGGCGGGTGTGTCGAAGCTGACCGTTTACAGCCATTTTGGCGATAAAGAGACGCTTTTCACCGAAGCTGTGCAGTCCAAGTGCATGGAGATGCTGCCGGACGCGCTGTTCGTGGCCGATGCCGAAGGCCCGCTGCGCGACCAGTTGCTGGGCATCGGCCAGGCCTTCTTCGAGATGATCACCTCCGACGCGGCGATCTCGGTGCAGCGGGTGATGATGGCCCCGGAAACCGACGAACGGCTGCGCGAACTGTTCTGGCAGGCCGGCCCGGAGCGAACCTGCGAGGCGCTGGCCGATTTCCTGCGTTCGCGCACCGCGCGCGGCGAGCTGGAAATCCCCGATTGCCGGCTGGCGGGCCAGCAGTTCCTGACCCTCATCAAGGGCGAAGTGCATATGAACCGGATGTGCGGCATGCCGCTGTCACCGGGGCAGTGCGATGCTTCCAGCCACGTGCCCGACAGCGTCGATTTCTTCCTGCGCGCCTATGCGCCGCGAGGGCCTGGAAGCGCCTGAAGCACCAAACTGAACGAACCGGAGGTCGCGATGACTTCCGGCACTGCGACCCCGGCCGCCCGAAAGCTGATGCTCTGGGCGCGCCGCCGGCCTCCGGCACCGGTAAAATGGCCGGCCCACTGCGCTGGATTTGAACCTCATGACGATTGATTACGCCCACGCCCGCGAACTGATGGTGGAACAGCAGATCCGTCCCTGGGACGTGCTGGACATCAAGGTGCTCGACGTCCTCGCCCGCCTGCCGCGCGAGGCCTTTGTCGCCGACGCGCACCGGGCGCTGGCCTATGCCGACGTTGAACTGCCGATCGGCAATGGCCAGAAGATGATGAAGCCGGTCATCGAGGGCCGTACCCTGCAGGCACTGGATCTGCAGCCGGGTGACGAAGTGCTGGAAATCGGCACCGGCAGCGGCTTCCTGGCTGCCTGCATCGGCGCGCTGGCGCGCGACGTGCTGAGCCTGGAAATCGACCCGGAACTGGCCGCCGCCGCGCGCGCCCGCCTGGACGCTTCCGGCCTGGGCACCAACGTCCGCGTCGAAGTGGCCGATGCGCTGGCCTGGCAGACCGAACGCCGTTTTGACGTGATCTGTGTCACTGGCGCGGTTGACGTCGTGCCGTCACAGTTCGCCTCGTGGCTGCGTCCGGGCGGTCGCCTGTTCGTGATCCATGGCCGCTCGCCGGCGATGGAAGCCCTGCTGGTCAAGGCCGATGGCAGCACCGAATCGCTGTTTGAAACCGATATCGATTACCTGCGTGGTGCCGCCCCGGCCCCCCAGTTCCACCTCTGAGTCCAAGGAAGCCGCAATGATCCGCCGATCCCTCGCTGTTGCGCTGGCCACTGCCCTGCTGCCGTTGTCCGCCCATGCCGCCGACCTGCTGCAGGTCTACGAAATGGCACGCAATGGCGATCCGCAACTGTCGGCCGCCGAATCGACCCGGCTGTACGACAAGGAAGGCGCCGTGCAGGCGCGTGCCGCGCTGCTGCCGCAGATCAACGGCACGGCCTCGCTGAACCGTTCGCGTAGCGAAGCCAATGCCGATGCCAACTCCGGTTCGGTCACCAGCAAGCGCCGCAACTACACGATCGATGGCAGCCAGACGCTGTTCAACTGGACGCAGATCAGCAACCTGCGCTCGCAGCGCGAGCTGAGCAAGGCGGCGGATTTCACCCTCGATTCGGCCAACGACAGCCTGATCGTGCGCAGCTCGGCGGCCTACTTCAACGTGCTGGTGGCGATCGAATCGCTGAACGCCGCACAGACCAATGAAGCGGCCGCGAAGAAGCAGTTCGACTTCGCCGACAAGCGCCTGGAAGTGGGCCTGGCGCCGATCACCGACGTGCACGAAGCGCGTGCCCAGTACGACCAGGCACGCGCCAACACCATCGTTGCGCAGAACACCCTGGCCGACAACTACCAGGCCCTGACCGAACTGACCGGCCAGCCGGTGATGAACCTGAAGGGCCTGCCGGCCGACTTCCGTCCGGAAGTGCCGGCCAACCGCGGCAACATCAGTGAACTGGTGCAGCAGGCGACCAGCCAGAACCCGGCGCTGAAGGCGCAGGAACTGAAGGTCAGCGCGGCTGAAGCCGGCGTGCAGGCGGCCCGTGGCGGCCACTATCCGACCCTGTCGCTGGGCGGCAGCTGGGGCAAGAGCGCAACCTGGGGCGACAGCACCGGTGCCGGTTCGCTGTCCCCGGATGCACGCACCAACAGCATCGGCCTGACCCTGAGCGTGCCGATCTTCTCCGGTGGTGCCACCCAGTCCGGCGTGCGCCAGGCGCTGGCCCAGCGTGACATCGCCCAGGACGGTTACGAGCAGCAGAAGCGTGCGCTGGACCGCAACACCCGCAATGCCTACCAGACCTTGGTGCAGGGCATCAGCGAAGTGGAAGCCCGCCGCCTGGCGGTGGTCTCGGCACAGAGCGCGTACGACGCATCGCAGGTCGGCCTGGAAGTGGGTACCCGCACCGTGCTGGACGTGATCCAGAACCAGCGCATCCTGTTCTCGGCGCAGCTGGACTACGCCAACGCGCGCTACACCTTCCTGCAGAACCGCCTGCTGCTGAGCCAGTCGCTGGGTGCGCTGGATGTGGCGGAACTGCAGGACATCAACCGCCTGCTGACCCAGGATGCCGGCAACCCGGCGACGACCACGAACTGAGCCGTCGCCTTCCGGTAGAACGAAGAAGCCACCCGCAAGGGTGGCTTTTTTGTGGGCGCGGGTCGCGAGATGCGCATCCACGCATGGCGTGGATCTACCGACTGCGCGTGCATCCACGCATGGCGTGGATCTACCGGGTGCGCGTGCATCCACGCATGGCGTGGATCCACCGGCTGCTCGTGCATCCACGCATGGCGTGGATCCACCGGCTGCGCGTGCGTCCACGCATGGCGTGGATCCACCGGCTGCGCGTGCATCCACGCATGGCGTGGATCTACCGGGTACGCGTGCATCCACGCATGGCGTGGATCTACCGGGTACGCGTGCATCCACGCATGGCGTGGATCTACCGGGTGCGCGTGCATCCACGCATGGCGTGGATCTACCGACTGCGCGTGCATCCACTGGAGGGAGGCGTTGATTGCAGTAGAGCCACGCCATGCGTGGCTGCCGTGCGCGATCCCGTGCCTACCCCAGCCAAGGCAGGATCTGCCGGGCCAGCGGCGCCAGGCACAACAACGCCGCCAACGACGCCAGCAGGCGGATCATCGCCACGCGACGCGGTGGCACCTGTGGGTACGGGCGCAACAGGCCCAGGCACAGCACCGCCAGCACCGGCAGCGCGCCGAAGCCCGGTGGCAGCACCTCGCGCTCAGGCAGCCACGGCACCAGCAGCATGGCCAGCGCCGCCACGCCGAAGGCCAGCGTCACCCGGCCCGGGTCGCGATCATCAGCGCCGCCGCCCGACCGCCGCCACAGCGCCGGCAGCAGGTCCATCATCAGCAGCAGCACCACCACCTGCAGCGCTACCAGCCCGGCCCAGCCCGCCAGCGGCAGCAGCGGCAACATCCATTGCAGGTGCGGCACGCCCTGCACGGCCACCGACAGTGGCCGCGTGCTGTCCAGCGCGGCGAACTGCACCAGGCCCGACTGCAGCGCCGCCAGGCCCATCAGCATCAGCATCGCGACCAGGGCGGCGCCACCGCCCACCCGGGTCAGCTGCCGATGGGGCTGTTGCACCCGCGGGGCCATGCCCAGCAGCAGCCCGGCGCTGGCAAACACCCCCAGCAGGGGCACGGCCGCGGCCACCACGCCGCCCAGCCCGAACCGGTGCGGCCCGGTGGATGATGGCATCCACGGCACCCAGTTGCCGTAGTGCACGTAGCGTGCGGCCAGCAGGACCAGCAGCAGGCCCAGGCCCAACTTCACGCTCAGCAGCACGCAGGCCAGCCGTACCGCCCGGCGCGGGCGCAGCATGGCCGCCACGCCCACCGGCAACAGCCCCAGCGCCGCTGCCAGCGGCATCGGCAGCCAGCGCTGCGGCGGCTGGCCCAGCGCACTGACGGTCGCGTACAGGTGGTGGGCACCCGACTGCGCGGCGCCGGCCAGGGTGGCCAGCAGATCCAGCAGCAGCAGGCCCAGCAGGACGGCTGCAGGCCGCGGCCCGCACACGTCCAGCAGCGCTGCCGGCAGCCCGGCCCCACCGGGCATGCGGCGCATCACTTCGCGCAGGCAGAACAGCAGCGGCGCCGTACCTGCGGCGGCCAGCAGCAGGCTCAGGACGATGGCCGGCCCTGCCCGTGCCGCGGTGTTCTGCCCGACCAGCGCGATCACGCTGCCACCGATCAGCAGGGTCAGCGCCAGCACCAGCAGGTGGTCGCTGCCCAACCGGTCGAATGCCGCGCGCCCGCTGCCTGGATCGGCACCGCTGTCGTCCTTCATCACAAGCTCCCTTGATGCCGCCCAAGCGTGGTCGACATCAGGCTGGCAGCCCGGGCAACGAGACGGAATCAGAATCGGCCGAACGTGTGCTGCGTTGTGATGGCACGCACGCGAGGCAGCACCTGGCGGCCCGGCTACGACAGTGCGGACGTCATCAAGCAGGCTTGAAATTGTTGAACGCGACAGTGCCTGTGCGGCACCCCGCCCTCGCGTCAGTCGCGCGGTGGCGGCAGGTGCGGGGCGACCAGCGCCAGCGTGCGCTGCAGGGCGCCACGCCCGTTGCTCACCAGGGTGCAGCCGGCCCGCGCCATGTCCTCGCGGGCCTGCGCATCATCAAGCAGGTGCTGCAGCAGGTCGCCCACCGCCTGCACGTCCTCGCCGATCAGCAGCGCCCCGGCCTCGCGCATGCGCCGGGAAATCTCGGCGAAGTTGTGCAGGTGCGGGCCGGTGACCGCCGCCGTGCCCATCGCCGCCGGTTCCAGCAGGTTGTGCCCGCCGATGGCCTGCAGGCTGCCGCCGACGAAGGCGACCTGCGCGCAGCCGTAGAACGGCATCAGTTCGCCCAGCGTGTCGATGACGAACACCTCGGTGCTGGCCCCCGGCCACTGCTGTGCACGGCGCGTGGCCACGCTCCAGCCCTGCTCGCGGGCCAGCGCTTCCACTTTCGGGAAGCGCTCGGGATGGCGCGGCGCCCACAGCAGCAGCAGGTCCGGATGGCGCTCGCGCAGGCGCCGGTGCAGGTCGATCACCGCCTGCTCTTCGCCATCGTGGGTGCTGGCCGCGATCCACACCGGCCGCGTGGCCGGCACCTTCGCGTGGAACTGGGCCACGAACGGCCGCACGTCCGGCGTGGTGATGTCGAACTTCAGGTTGCCCAGCGCCTGCACCTGCTCCGGCGCTGCGCCCAGCTGCACGAAGCGCGCGGCATCGTCGTCGGACTGCGCGGCCACGCAGGTGACCGTGCGCAGCGCGCGGCGGATGAGTGCGGCCAGCACCCGGTAGCCACGCAGCGAGCGGGCCGACAGGCGGGCGTTGAGGATGTAGACCGGGATGCGGCGGTCACGGCAACCGAACAGCATGTTCGGCCACAGTTCGGTTTCCAGGATCAGGGCCAGGCTGGGCTGGAAGTGGCCGAGGAAGCGGTTGACGCTGCCCGGTACGTCGTACGGCAGGTAGACGTGGTCCAGCGCGTCGCCCCACAGCGCGCGCACCCGCTCTGAACCGGTCGGGGTGATGGTGGTGATGACCCAGCGGATGTCCGGGCGCTGCTCGCGCAGGGCGTTGACCAGCGGCGCGGCGGCGTTGACCTCGCCCACCGAGACCGCGTGCAGCCAGACCCGCGGCTGGCCGGTCGGCTGCGGGTAGGACGCATAGCGTTCATCCCAGCGCCGGAAGTATTCACGGACCCGGAAGCCGCGCCACACCAGGTGGTACACGGTGATCGGCAGCAGGATGTAGAGCACGGCCGAATACAGGCCGCGCAGGATCCATTCGACAGGGTCTTTACGCATGCAGCAAGGATACGGGAGCCCCCCGGGAAAGACACGCGGCGGGGTTGGTAGAATGGCGGCATGTCCGATGCCTCTACCGCCGTCCGCCCGTCCCTGGCCGATCCCCGCAACTGGCCGATGTTCGCGGCCATGTTCGCCGCGTTCGGCATCGCCCGGCTGCCCTGGATGCTGCAGCGCGCGCTCGGCCGAGGCGTCGGCTGGATCACCTGGCGCACGCTTGGCAGCCGCCGCCGTGCCGCCGAGGTCAACCTCAAGCTGTGCTTCCCCGAGAAGGACGAGGCCTGGCGCAACCGCCTGGTGCGGGACAGCTTCGACGCCCTCGGCGTGGGCATCTTCGAATGCGCGCGTTCGTGGTGGGGCAGCATCGACAGCATCCGCCCGCAGGTGCAGATCGAAGGGCTGGAACACCTCAAGCAGATGCAGGCCGAAGGCCGCGGCGTGCTGCTGGTATCGGGCCACTTCATGACCCTGGAGATGTGCGGCCGCCTGCTGTGTGACCACGTCGACCTGTCGGGCATGTACCGCAAGCACAAGAACCCGGTGTACGAGTGGGCGGTGAAGTTCGGCCGGCTGCGCTATGCCAAGGCGATGTACGCCAACGAGGATATCCGTGCCACCGTGCGCCACCTGAAGAAGGGCGGATTCCTGTGGTACGCACCGGACCAGGACATGCGCGGCAAGGACACCGTGTTCGTGCCGTTCTTCGGCCATACCGCTGCCACCATCACCGCCACCCATCAGCTGGCGCGGATGACCGGCTGCGCGGTGATCCCCTACTTCCACCGCCGCGAGGGCGGGAAGTACTTCCTGAAGATCGGCGCGCCGCTGGAGAACTTCCCCAGCGAGGACGTGGAAGCCGATACCACGCGGGTCAACCAGGCCATCGAGCAGATGGTGCGCGAGGCCCCGGACCAGTACCTGTGGATCCACCGGCGCTTCAAGCGCCAGCCGGGCGGCCGCAGCGATTTCTACAAGTAGATCCACGCCATGCGTGGATGATGTCCAGCCGCGCACGTCACCGCGCCGTCCACGCATGGCGTGGATCTACAACAATCCCGCGCGGACCGGGGATGTCCAGCCGCACCCGTCACTGCGCCATCCACGCATGGCGTGGATCTACAACACTTCCGCGCAGGCCGGGTTGGCCAGGATGTACGTCGCCCAGTAGATCCACGCCATGCGTGGATGATGTCCGGCCGCGCCCGTCACCGCGCCATCCACGCATGGCGTGGATCTACAACACTCCCGCGCGGGCCGGGTTGGCCAGGATGTACGTCGCCCAGTAGATCCACGCCATGCGTGGATGATGTCCGGCCGCGCCCGTCACCACGCCATCCACGCATGGCGTGGATCTACAACAATCCCGCGCGGGCCGGGTTGGCCAGGATGTACGTCGCCCAGTAGATCCACGCCATGCGTGGATGATGTCCAGCCGACGCCACCGTTTCACAACGGCCACCGGCACCACGCATAGGGGTACTCCCCCAACTCGCACGCCAACCCGGCACGCACCGGATTGGCCATGATGTACATCGCCTTCTCGTGCAATGACTCGTCGGTGCGTACCGCGTGGTCGTGGTACCCGTGCTGCCAGAGTGCGCCGCGCCGACCCAGCTGCTGGTTCAGCAGACGGCTGCTGCGGGATTTGAGCAGCGACATGCATTCGGCCAGGGTGCCCGTCTGCAGCTCCATCAACCAGTGCAGGTGGTCGGGCATCACCACCCAGGCAAGGCTGTGGCTCACACCGGCGCGTTCCACGAAGCGCAGGGCGTCGACCAGCACCGCGACGTTGTCTGCATCGGCGAAGAACGGTTCACGGCCAATGGTGGTCGTGGTCAATGAGTACACGATGCCGGTGCTGGAGTGGCGACCGTAGCGGAGTTTTGGGCTGGCCATGGCGCCAGCGTGCGGTATGCACGCGAGCGTCGGTATTGGGAGGTTGCCCGTATTGGTGTCGGGAAAGCTCCATCCACGCATGGCGTGGATCTACTGCAACGCCCGCGGAAGATCCACGCCACGCGCGGATAAATCCAGTAGATCCACGCCATGCGTGGATGCCCATCCGACAATCGCAGTAGATCCACGCCATGCGTGGATGCCCATCCG contains these protein-coding regions:
- a CDS encoding efflux RND transporter permease subunit, whose product is MRRFNLSEWALANRPLVLFAMLAFAVIGAWSYKHLGQSEDPPFTFKAMVIRTQWPGATAEQVSRQVTEPIEKALMNTGEYEFIRSYSRPGESQVIFMARDSLRSKQIPDLWYQVRKRVGDIRATLPREIVGPFYNDEFGDTYGNIYALTGKGFDYAVMRDYADRIQLELQRVPDVGKIDLVGLQDEKVWIELSNTRLATLGLSMQQVQQALADQNAIAGTSFFETPTDRVQLRVTGQFDSIEAIRQFPVRAGERTVHLGDIAEVKRGFADPASPKMRFMGEEAIGLAVAMKDGGDILKLGANLDAEFERLQKTLPTGMQLRKVSDQPQAVEESVGEFVQVLTEAVVIVLLVSFFSLGLRTGLVVGVTIPLVLAMTFFVMHYFGIGLHKISLGALVLALGLLVDDAIIAVEMMATKMEQGFDRLRAASFAWESTAFPMLTGTLITAAGFLPIATAASSTGEYTRSLFQVVTIALVVSWIAAVLFIPYLGDKMLPDLFNPQPPKPGSLSARWLARRRQWADRYPALANLLRPAEHGHDHDPYQRPFYQRFRRFLDACLRHRWWVIAATIGLFVFSLMMFRFVPQQFFPDSTRPELMVDIELAEGASLRSTQAQAEKLEKLLHGREDIANYVSYVGTGSPRFYLPLDQQLPATNFAQFVVLAKDTHARETARDWLMKEVIPQFPDVQMRVTRLENGPPVGYPVQMRVSGEHIEQVQAIARQVEAKVRENPHVINVNLDWSEPSKVVRLVIDQERARALGVSSAQVSQFLASSLAGQSVSVYREGNRQIEMLLRGPADERDQLELLSSLAMPTANGGSITLSQVATMEYGFEDGIIWHRNRLPTVTVRADIGDGMQPLDVVQQLLPTLDGIRAQLPSGYLLETGGTVEDSARGQDSIKAGMPLFLIVVATLLMLQLRSFSRAAMVLVTAPLGIIGATLFLLLFRAPFGFVALLGTIALAGMIMRNSVILIDQIQQDIDAGHDRWHSIIDATVRRFRPIVLTALAAVLAMIPLSRSAFYGSMAISIMGGLIVGTVLTLVFLPALYAAWFRVKPGE
- a CDS encoding efflux RND transporter periplasmic adaptor subunit, with the translated sequence MKSVRWLGGMVWVVALAACSGPEQAPQAAVPVLVVHPGEQAGQGTASFPGAIRARQESPLSFRVGGNLVKRHVDAGQRVKQGDVLAELDVADFALQARASQAQLAAAEADLARTRDDLKRYQVLADQQLVSRSQLDQQSAAFKAAQGQANAARANLDVLRNQAGYAQLRAPADGVIASREAEAGQVVSAGQTIFNLAADGAREVLIDLPEATFRDYAVGQPVQVELWNRPGQRLPGTIREIAAAADPQARTYATRVSLAADALADVELGQSARVFSSAGRPGTLQLPLAALQRGATGASSVWVVDPSNSTLKQVAVTTGAYGSDSVPVLSGVGAGDWVVAAGGHLLRAGQPVTAVDRQNRPVLKPATPAAAPKAKE
- a CDS encoding TetR/AcrR family transcriptional regulator: MSSPTSRKASAKPAAKAAGPGRPKDLGKRAAILEAAKTLFVEQGYTGVSMDSIAAQAGVSKLTVYSHFGDKETLFTEAVQSKCMEMLPDALFVADAEGPLRDQLLGIGQAFFEMITSDAAISVQRVMMAPETDERLRELFWQAGPERTCEALADFLRSRTARGELEIPDCRLAGQQFLTLIKGEVHMNRMCGMPLSPGQCDASSHVPDSVDFFLRAYAPRGPGSA
- a CDS encoding protein-L-isoaspartate O-methyltransferase; its protein translation is MTIDYAHARELMVEQQIRPWDVLDIKVLDVLARLPREAFVADAHRALAYADVELPIGNGQKMMKPVIEGRTLQALDLQPGDEVLEIGTGSGFLAACIGALARDVLSLEIDPELAAAARARLDASGLGTNVRVEVADALAWQTERRFDVICVTGAVDVVPSQFASWLRPGGRLFVIHGRSPAMEALLVKADGSTESLFETDIDYLRGAAPAPQFHL